One window of the Pseudomonas lurida genome contains the following:
- the tcyJ gene encoding cystine ABC transporter substrate-binding protein, translating to MTISVFRRTLLVGTLGLALGAGLLGQAVAGEQLDNIKKAGEIKIGLEGTYPPFSFVDESGKLTGFEVELSEALAKELGVKVKLQATPWDGILAALESKRLDAVVNQVTISDARKQKYDFSTPYTISGIQALTLAKNVDTIKTADDLAGKKVGVGLGTNYEQWLKENQPKAIVKTYNDDPTKFQDLRIGRVDAILIDRLAALEYAKKAKDTAAAGAAFSRQEAGIALRKGEPELLAAVNKALDKLRADGTLKKLSEKYFNADVTQ from the coding sequence ATGACTATTTCCGTATTCCGTCGCACGTTGTTGGTTGGCACTTTGGGCCTGGCGCTCGGGGCTGGCCTGCTGGGCCAGGCAGTGGCTGGCGAACAGCTGGATAACATCAAGAAAGCGGGCGAGATCAAGATCGGCCTGGAAGGCACCTACCCACCGTTCAGCTTTGTCGATGAGAGCGGCAAGCTCACCGGTTTCGAAGTGGAGCTGTCCGAAGCGCTGGCCAAGGAGCTGGGCGTGAAGGTCAAGCTGCAGGCCACACCATGGGACGGCATCCTCGCGGCCCTGGAATCCAAGCGTCTGGACGCCGTGGTCAACCAAGTGACCATCTCCGACGCACGCAAGCAAAAGTATGACTTCTCCACGCCTTACACCATCTCTGGTATCCAGGCGCTGACCCTGGCGAAAAACGTCGACACCATCAAGACCGCCGACGACCTGGCGGGCAAGAAAGTCGGCGTGGGCCTGGGCACCAACTACGAACAATGGCTCAAGGAAAACCAACCAAAGGCCATCGTCAAAACCTACAACGATGACCCTACCAAGTTCCAGGACCTGCGCATCGGCCGTGTCGACGCCATCCTGATCGACCGCCTGGCCGCGCTGGAATACGCCAAGAAAGCCAAGGACACCGCTGCTGCAGGTGCGGCCTTCTCCCGCCAGGAAGCCGGTATTGCCCTGCGCAAGGGCGAGCCTGAACTGCTGGCCGCCGTGAACAAGGCCCTCGACAAGCTGCGCGCCGATGGCACCTTGAAGAAGCTGTCCGAGAAGTACTTCAACGCTGACGTCACTCAATAA
- a CDS encoding D-cysteine desulfhydrase, whose product MIKQQLDRFNRLELLGGATALEKLERLSAWLGRDIYVKRDDTTPLAMGGNKLRKLEYLAADALAQGADTLVTAGAIQSNHVRQTAALAAKLGLGCVALLENPTGTDDPNYLGNGNRLLLELFDAKVELVENLDNVDDQLNALADRLRSNGKQPYLVPIGGSNALGALGYVRAGLELAGQIEDSGIEFAAVVLASGSAGTHSGLALALSEALPNLPVIGVTVSRTDEAQRPKVQGLAERTAELLGVDIPEAFKVILWDEYFGPRYGEPNAGTLSAVKLLASQEGLLLDPVYTGKAMAGLLDGIGRQRFEDGPIIFLHTGGAPALFAYHSVFN is encoded by the coding sequence ATGATCAAACAACAGCTCGACCGTTTTAACCGCCTGGAACTGCTGGGCGGTGCCACTGCCCTGGAAAAACTCGAGCGGCTGTCGGCTTGGTTGGGCAGGGATATCTACGTCAAGCGCGACGACACCACTCCACTGGCCATGGGCGGCAACAAGCTGCGCAAACTCGAATACCTCGCCGCCGATGCCCTCGCGCAAGGCGCCGATACGTTGGTGACCGCCGGTGCCATCCAGTCCAACCACGTGCGCCAGACCGCTGCGCTGGCCGCGAAGCTCGGCCTGGGCTGCGTCGCCCTTCTGGAAAACCCCACCGGCACCGACGACCCCAACTACCTCGGGAACGGCAACCGCCTGCTGCTGGAGCTGTTCGACGCCAAGGTGGAATTGGTGGAGAACCTCGACAACGTCGACGACCAGCTCAACGCCCTCGCCGACCGCCTGCGCAGCAACGGCAAGCAGCCTTACCTGGTGCCTATTGGTGGCTCCAATGCCCTCGGGGCCCTGGGGTATGTGCGCGCCGGGCTGGAGCTGGCCGGACAGATCGAAGACAGCGGGATCGAATTCGCCGCCGTGGTCCTCGCGTCCGGCAGCGCGGGGACCCACAGTGGCCTCGCGCTGGCGTTGAGCGAAGCGCTGCCAAACCTGCCGGTGATTGGCGTCACCGTGTCCCGCACCGACGAAGCCCAGCGCCCGAAAGTGCAGGGCCTGGCCGAGCGCACCGCCGAGCTCTTAGGTGTGGACATTCCCGAGGCCTTCAAGGTGATCCTGTGGGATGAATACTTCGGCCCGCGCTATGGCGAACCGAACGCCGGCACGCTGTCTGCGGTCAAGTTACTGGCGAGCCAGGAAGGCCTGCTGCTGGACCCGGTCTACACGGGCAAGGCCATGGCTGGCTTGCTGGACGGCATCGGACGCCAGCGCTTTGAGGACGGCCCGATCATTTTCCTGCACACCGGCGGGGCACCGGCGTTGTTTGCTTACCATTCGGTTTTTAACTGA
- the epsC gene encoding serine O-acetyltransferase EpsC, with protein sequence MSERSSHWQLQTIVSQLRGARDQWRARNGRLSGEHGGRELPSREAVAQILEALCGALFPMRLGPVDLREESEDFYVGHTLDVALNALLAQARLELRYAARQGGQDDSAVDAHAIRLIQDFALALPSLRSLLDTDVLAAYHGDPAARSVDEVLLCYPGILAVIHHRLAHHLYRAGLPLLARISAEIAHSATGIDIHPGAQIGPSFFIDHGTGVVIGETAIIGERVRIYQAVTLGAKRFPADEDGQLQKGHPRHPIVEDDVVIYAGATILGRITIGKGSTIGGNVWLTRSVPAGANITQANLQHDDGAQK encoded by the coding sequence GTGAGTGAGCGTTCCAGTCATTGGCAATTACAGACCATCGTCAGCCAACTGCGCGGTGCGCGGGACCAGTGGCGAGCGCGCAATGGCCGCTTGAGTGGCGAACATGGCGGCCGTGAGTTGCCGTCCCGCGAGGCGGTGGCGCAGATTCTTGAAGCGCTGTGCGGTGCGCTGTTCCCTATGCGCCTGGGACCGGTGGACCTGCGTGAAGAAAGCGAAGATTTTTACGTCGGCCACACCCTGGATGTGGCGCTCAATGCGCTGCTCGCCCAAGCCCGCCTGGAACTGCGCTACGCCGCGCGCCAAGGTGGCCAGGATGACAGCGCGGTCGACGCTCATGCCATCCGCCTGATCCAGGATTTCGCCCTGGCCCTGCCTTCCCTGCGCAGCCTGCTGGACACCGACGTGCTGGCTGCTTACCACGGTGACCCGGCGGCGCGCAGCGTGGATGAAGTGCTGCTGTGCTATCCCGGCATCCTGGCGGTGATCCACCACCGCCTGGCGCATCATCTGTACCGCGCCGGTTTGCCGCTGTTGGCGCGGATCAGCGCGGAGATCGCCCACTCGGCGACGGGCATCGATATTCACCCCGGCGCGCAGATCGGCCCAAGTTTCTTTATCGACCACGGGACCGGCGTGGTGATTGGCGAAACCGCGATCATTGGCGAGCGCGTGCGCATCTACCAGGCCGTGACCCTGGGCGCCAAGCGCTTCCCGGCAGATGAGGACGGGCAGTTGCAGAAGGGCCACCCGCGCCACCCGATTGTCGAAGACGACGTGGTGATCTACGCGGGCGCGACCATCCTGGGGCGCATCACCATCGGCAAGGGCTCGACCATTGGCGGCAACGTGTGGCTGACCCGCAGCGTGCCGGCGGGGGCGAACATCACCCAGGCGAACCTGCAGCATGATGACGGGGCGCAGAAGTAA
- the betT gene encoding choline transporter BetT — MNAPVFYFAASFILLFGITVIAIPQQAGAWLLAAQNWAANTVGWYYMLAMTLYLVFVVVTALSGYGKIKLGADHDEPEFSYLSWAGMLFAAGISITLFFFCVSEPLTHLVQPPQGAPMNADAARQAMQILFLHWGLHGWGVFAFVGMALAYFAYRHNLPLALRSALYPLIGKRINGPIGYAVDGFGIIATVFGLGADMGFGVLHLNSGLDYLFGIAHTQWIQVGLITLMMGAAILVAVSGVDKGVRVMSDINMLLACALLLFVLFAGPTQHLLNTLIQNIGDYLGALPTKSFDVYAYDKPSDWLGGWTVFYWAWWIAWSPFVGLFIARISRGRTIREFVFGVLLIPLGFTLAWMSIFGNSAIDQVLNHGLTALGQSAIDDPSMSLYLLLETYPWSKTVIAVTVFISFVFFVTSADSGTVVLSTLSSKGGNADEDGPKWLRVFWGAMTALVTSALLFAGSIDSLKSAVVLTSLPFSMILLLMMWGLHKAFYLESQKQIAQLHSLAPVSGSRKGTGGWRQRLSQAVHFPSRDEVYRFLETTVRPAIEEVTAVFVEKGLSVVTQPDPSNDSVSLEIGHGEEHPFVYQVQMRGYFTPSFARGGMGSKQLNNRRYYRAEVHLSEGSQDYDLVGYTKEQIINDILDQYERHLQFLHLVR; from the coding sequence ATGAATGCGCCCGTCTTCTATTTTGCCGCGTCCTTTATCCTGCTGTTCGGGATCACTGTCATCGCTATCCCGCAACAGGCCGGTGCCTGGCTGCTGGCAGCGCAAAACTGGGCGGCCAATACGGTCGGCTGGTACTACATGCTGGCGATGACCCTGTATCTGGTCTTCGTGGTGGTCACCGCGCTATCGGGCTACGGCAAGATAAAACTCGGTGCCGACCACGACGAGCCCGAATTCAGTTACCTGTCCTGGGCCGGCATGCTGTTCGCCGCCGGGATCAGCATCACGCTGTTTTTCTTCTGCGTTTCCGAGCCGCTGACGCACCTGGTGCAACCGCCCCAGGGCGCGCCGATGAACGCCGATGCCGCGCGCCAGGCCATGCAGATTCTGTTTCTGCACTGGGGCCTGCACGGTTGGGGCGTGTTCGCCTTCGTCGGCATGGCCCTGGCGTACTTCGCCTACCGGCATAACCTGCCGCTGGCGTTGCGCTCGGCGCTGTACCCGCTGATCGGCAAGCGCATCAATGGCCCCATCGGCTACGCGGTGGATGGCTTTGGCATCATCGCCACGGTGTTCGGCCTCGGCGCCGATATGGGTTTTGGTGTGTTGCACCTCAACTCCGGGCTCGATTACCTGTTTGGTATTGCCCACACCCAGTGGATTCAGGTCGGCCTGATCACCTTGATGATGGGCGCGGCGATCCTGGTCGCCGTCTCCGGCGTCGACAAGGGCGTGCGGGTGATGTCCGACATCAACATGCTGCTGGCCTGTGCGCTGCTGCTGTTCGTGCTGTTCGCCGGGCCCACCCAGCACTTGCTCAACACGCTGATCCAGAACATCGGTGATTACCTGGGCGCCTTGCCGACCAAGAGTTTCGACGTGTACGCCTACGACAAACCCAGCGACTGGCTGGGCGGCTGGACGGTGTTCTACTGGGCCTGGTGGATCGCGTGGTCGCCGTTCGTGGGCCTGTTCATCGCGCGTATTTCCCGTGGCCGCACCATTCGCGAATTCGTGTTCGGCGTGCTGCTGATCCCGCTGGGTTTCACCCTGGCGTGGATGTCGATCTTCGGCAACAGCGCTATCGACCAGGTGCTCAACCACGGGCTGACAGCGTTAGGCCAGTCGGCTATCGATGACCCGTCGATGAGCCTCTACCTGCTGCTGGAAACCTACCCGTGGAGCAAGACCGTCATCGCGGTCACGGTGTTTATCAGCTTCGTGTTCTTCGTCACTTCCGCCGACTCCGGCACCGTGGTGCTGTCGACCCTGTCGTCCAAGGGCGGCAACGCCGATGAAGACGGGCCGAAGTGGCTGCGGGTGTTCTGGGGCGCGATGACCGCGTTGGTCACCAGCGCCCTGTTGTTCGCCGGCAGTATCGACTCGCTCAAGTCAGCGGTGGTGCTCACCTCGTTGCCGTTCTCGATGATCCTGTTGCTGATGATGTGGGGGCTGCACAAGGCGTTCTACCTCGAGTCGCAAAAGCAGATCGCCCAACTGCACTCGTTGGCGCCGGTGTCGGGCTCACGCAAGGGCACGGGCGGTTGGCGCCAGCGCTTGAGCCAGGCCGTGCATTTCCCGTCACGGGACGAGGTGTACCGGTTCCTTGAGACCACGGTGCGCCCTGCGATTGAAGAGGTGACGGCGGTGTTTGTCGAAAAAGGCCTCAGCGTGGTTACCCAGCCCGACCCGTCCAATGACAGCGTCAGCCTGGAAATCGGCCACGGCGAAGAGCATCCGTTCGTTTATCAGGTGCAGATGCGCGGCTATTTCACGCCGTCCTTTGCACGCGGTGGCATGGGGTCCAAGCAGCTCAACAACCGTCGCTACTACCGTGCGGAAGTGCATCTGAGCGAGGGTAGCCAGGACTACGATCTGGTCGGCTACACCAAGGAGCAGATCATCAACGACATCCTCGACCAGTACGAGCGGCACCTGCAGTTCCTGCACTTGGTGCGCTGA
- a CDS encoding OprD family outer membrane porin: MVGVAVASFMLSAHADFADDSHADVTLLNRYLNQQGRDVVNSNAKAHSIRDWGQGFEFNFKSGYTEGPVGLGLDLQAFYGLKLDSGGDLNDKDHQGRYPGSMFPLDNGKSADQFGVLSPTFKMRFAKDELRVGTLYGNNPVLANTDGRLYQQTNTGVQLVSKDLSDFTFTGGDIFKTKIRNETGDQGMITAGGTQQSDRFLFGGADYTGIQNTTVSLWYSNLEDYYQQFFLGAKRHDALSVGAIDTDVRVFRSLGVGGNADGDNDFAAAGLYGDGAGKGRINQTTASVLESYSLDGHTVGLGIQKNSGDSDFPYLDSGLNSGDNRQGPGSGADTPALTNMQLNKFQHAGERTWLAQYKYDLGKLGLTGLTFSAAYAHGDDIRTAQGTTSEWERNVAVAYQVPTGTLKGLGVTWKNAHASPDITGATVQDENRFYVSYVVPLW, from the coding sequence ATGGTGGGTGTTGCCGTGGCGAGCTTTATGCTGTCCGCCCATGCCGATTTTGCCGATGACAGCCACGCCGATGTGACCCTGCTCAATCGCTATCTCAACCAGCAGGGGCGTGATGTGGTGAACAGCAACGCCAAGGCCCACAGCATTCGTGATTGGGGCCAGGGTTTCGAGTTCAACTTCAAGTCCGGCTACACCGAGGGGCCCGTGGGCTTGGGCCTGGACCTGCAGGCGTTCTATGGGTTGAAGCTGGACTCGGGTGGCGACCTCAACGACAAGGATCATCAAGGCCGTTACCCCGGCAGCATGTTCCCGCTGGACAACGGCAAGTCCGCCGACCAGTTCGGCGTGTTGAGCCCGACGTTCAAGATGCGGTTTGCCAAGGATGAGTTGCGCGTTGGTACGCTCTACGGCAACAACCCGGTGTTAGCCAATACCGACGGGCGCCTGTACCAGCAGACCAACACGGGTGTGCAGCTGGTGTCCAAGGACCTCAGTGACTTCACCTTCACCGGCGGCGACATCTTCAAGACCAAGATCCGCAATGAAACCGGCGACCAAGGCATGATCACCGCCGGCGGCACCCAGCAGAGCGACCGTTTCCTGTTCGGCGGTGCGGACTACACCGGCATCCAGAACACCACGGTCAGCCTGTGGTATTCCAACCTTGAGGATTACTACCAGCAGTTCTTCCTCGGCGCCAAGCGGCATGACGCCTTGTCCGTGGGCGCCATCGACACCGATGTGCGCGTTTTCCGCAGCCTGGGTGTGGGCGGCAACGCCGACGGTGACAACGATTTCGCCGCGGCTGGCCTTTACGGGGACGGCGCGGGCAAGGGCCGCATCAACCAGACCACCGCCAGCGTGCTTGAGAGCTACAGCCTGGACGGCCACACCGTTGGCTTGGGTATCCAGAAAAACAGCGGTGACAGCGACTTCCCGTATCTGGATTCCGGCCTGAACAGCGGCGACAACCGCCAGGGACCAGGCTCAGGTGCCGATACGCCGGCGCTGACCAACATGCAGTTGAACAAATTCCAGCACGCCGGCGAGCGCACCTGGCTGGCGCAGTACAAATATGACTTGGGCAAGCTCGGCCTGACCGGCCTGACATTCTCCGCCGCCTACGCCCATGGCGATGACATTCGCACGGCGCAGGGCACTACCAGCGAATGGGAACGTAACGTCGCCGTCGCCTATCAAGTGCCCACCGGCACCCTCAAAGGCCTCGGCGTGACCTGGAAAAACGCCCACGCCAGCCCGGACATTACCGGCGCCACCGTGCAAGATGAAAACCGCTTTTATGTCAGCTATGTCGTTCCACTCTGGTAG
- the mgrA gene encoding L-glyceraldehyde 3-phosphate reductase: protein MTYIAAENRYESIPYRRVGRSGLVLPALSLGLWHNFGDSTPIDTQRALLRTAFDLGINHFDLANNYGPPYGSAEINFGRLLREDFKHYRDELIISSKAGWDMWPGPYGQGGGSRKYVLASLDQSLQRLGVDYVDIFYSHRFDADTPLEETASALATAVQQGKALYIGISSYSGVKTRDIAALLNEWKVPLLIHQPAYNLLNRWVEKDLLDTTEELGAGVIAFTPLAQGLLTDKYLNGVPADARVNRPGGGSLQAKHLSEANIAHVRALNEIAQRRGQSLAQLALAWTLRDPRVTSALIGASRPEQIIENVGALKNLSFSAEELAEIDRFAQEGGINLWEKPSTAE, encoded by the coding sequence ATGACTTACATTGCTGCCGAAAACCGCTATGAATCTATTCCGTATCGCCGCGTCGGTCGCAGTGGATTGGTGCTGCCTGCACTGTCCCTGGGCCTGTGGCACAACTTTGGCGACAGCACCCCGATCGACACCCAGCGCGCCCTCCTGCGCACCGCGTTCGACTTGGGGATCAACCACTTCGACCTGGCCAACAACTACGGCCCGCCGTACGGCAGTGCCGAGATCAACTTCGGCCGTCTGCTGCGCGAAGACTTCAAGCACTACCGCGACGAATTGATCATCTCCAGCAAGGCGGGCTGGGACATGTGGCCCGGCCCTTACGGCCAGGGCGGCGGTTCGCGCAAATACGTACTGGCCAGCCTCGACCAGAGCCTGCAGCGCCTGGGTGTCGACTACGTGGATATCTTCTACTCCCACCGCTTCGACGCCGATACCCCACTGGAAGAAACCGCCAGCGCCCTGGCCACTGCGGTGCAACAAGGCAAGGCGTTGTACATCGGTATCTCGTCCTACTCAGGCGTAAAAACCCGCGACATCGCCGCCCTGCTCAACGAGTGGAAAGTGCCGCTACTGATCCACCAGCCGGCCTATAACCTGCTCAACCGCTGGGTGGAAAAAGACCTGTTGGACACCACCGAAGAACTCGGTGCCGGGGTGATTGCCTTCACACCGCTAGCCCAAGGGCTGCTGACCGACAAATACCTCAACGGTGTGCCGGCCGATGCACGCGTGAATCGGCCGGGTGGCGGTTCGTTGCAGGCCAAGCACCTGTCCGAGGCCAACATTGCCCACGTGCGTGCGCTGAATGAAATCGCCCAGCGTCGTGGCCAGAGCCTGGCGCAACTGGCATTGGCCTGGACGCTGCGTGACCCTCGGGTGACCAGTGCGCTGATCGGTGCCAGCCGACCGGAGCAGATCATCGAGAACGTAGGGGCGTTGAAGAACTTGAGCTTCAGTGCCGAAGAACTGGCGGAGATTGATCGCTTTGCGCAGGAAGGCGGCATCAACCTGTGGGAAAAGCCTTCGACCGCTGAATAA
- the tauD gene encoding taurine dioxygenase, protein MSSLTVTPLSSALGAQISGVDITQPLNPEHRDAIEHALLAHSVLFFRGQEINPQQQARFAANFGDLHIHPIYPNVPEQPEVLILDTAVTDVRDNAVWHTDVTFLPTPALGAVLSAKLLPAFGGDTLWASGIAAYEALSEPLKRLLDGLTATHDFTKSFPLERFGNTAEDLARWEETRKKNPPLSHPVVRTHPVSGRKSLFVSDGFTTRINELEPAESEAILKLLFAHATRPEFTIRWRWQENDVAFWDNRVTQHYAVDDYRPQRRVMHRATILGDVPF, encoded by the coding sequence ATGAGCAGCCTGACCGTTACCCCATTAAGCAGCGCACTGGGCGCCCAGATCAGTGGCGTCGACATCACCCAGCCGCTGAACCCCGAACACCGCGACGCCATCGAACACGCGTTGCTCGCCCACTCGGTGTTGTTCTTCCGTGGCCAAGAAATCAACCCGCAACAACAGGCGCGGTTTGCGGCGAACTTCGGTGACCTGCACATCCACCCGATCTACCCCAACGTGCCGGAACAGCCCGAAGTGCTGATCCTCGACACCGCCGTCACCGACGTGCGCGACAACGCGGTGTGGCACACCGACGTGACCTTCCTGCCCACCCCGGCGCTCGGCGCGGTGCTCAGCGCCAAGCTGCTGCCGGCGTTTGGCGGCGACACGTTGTGGGCCAGTGGTATTGCAGCGTATGAGGCACTGTCCGAGCCGTTGAAGCGCTTGCTCGACGGGCTGACGGCTACCCATGACTTCACCAAGTCCTTTCCGCTGGAGCGCTTTGGCAACACCGCCGAAGACCTGGCGCGCTGGGAAGAAACCCGCAAGAAGAACCCACCGTTGTCGCACCCGGTGGTGCGTACGCATCCGGTGAGTGGGCGCAAGTCGCTGTTTGTGAGTGATGGGTTTACCACCCGGATCAATGAGCTTGAGCCGGCGGAGAGTGAAGCAATCTTGAAGCTCTTGTTTGCCCACGCGACACGTCCGGAATTCACCATCCGCTGGCGCTGGCAGGAAAATGACGTGGCGTTCTGGGACAACCGCGTGACCCAGCATTACGCGGTGGATGACTACCGGCCGCAGCGACGGGTGATGCATCGAGCGACGATCTTGGGCGACGTGCCGTTCTAA
- the tauC gene encoding taurine ABC transporter permease TauC, which translates to MSSYELPATATQTVTHTVIPVRRSLSTRWISLLTLVALLVIWWAVTATGLIEPLFLPPPSAVLQKGWLLATTGYMDSTLWQHLGASLSRIGLGLGFAVLTAVPVGIAIGANRIARGVLDPLIEFYRPIPPLAYLPLIVIWCGIGELSKVLLIYLAIFAPIAIATATGVRTVDPAKLRAAQSLGATRAQLIRHVILPSALPDILTGVRIGLGVGWSTLVAAELIAATSGLGFMVQSAAQFLVTDVVVLGILVIALIAFAMEMGLRALQRKLVPWHGQAH; encoded by the coding sequence ATGAGCAGCTACGAACTCCCCGCTACCGCCACCCAAACGGTGACGCACACGGTTATCCCGGTACGTCGCAGCCTGAGCACGCGCTGGATCAGCCTGCTGACCCTGGTCGCCTTGCTGGTCATCTGGTGGGCCGTCACCGCCACCGGCCTCATAGAGCCGCTGTTCCTGCCGCCGCCGTCTGCCGTGCTGCAAAAAGGCTGGCTGCTGGCGACCACGGGCTACATGGACTCCACCCTCTGGCAGCATCTTGGCGCGAGCCTCAGCCGTATCGGCCTGGGCCTGGGCTTTGCCGTGCTGACCGCCGTGCCGGTGGGCATTGCCATCGGTGCCAATCGTATCGCACGGGGAGTACTCGACCCACTGATCGAGTTCTACCGGCCGATTCCGCCGTTGGCCTACCTGCCGTTGATCGTGATCTGGTGCGGCATTGGCGAGCTGTCCAAGGTGCTGCTGATTTACCTGGCGATCTTTGCGCCGATTGCCATCGCCACCGCCACGGGCGTGCGCACGGTCGACCCGGCCAAACTGCGCGCCGCGCAGTCGCTGGGCGCCACCCGCGCCCAACTGATTCGCCATGTAATCCTGCCGAGCGCCCTGCCCGACATCCTCACCGGCGTGCGCATCGGGCTGGGTGTGGGCTGGTCGACACTGGTCGCAGCAGAATTGATTGCGGCCACCAGCGGCCTGGGCTTCATGGTGCAATCGGCGGCGCAGTTCCTGGTCACCGATGTGGTCGTGCTGGGGATCCTGGTCATCGCCCTGATCGCCTTCGCCATGGAAATGGGCTTGCGTGCCCTGCAGCGTAAATTAGTGCCTTGGCATGGCCAGGCACATTGA
- the tauB gene encoding taurine ABC transporter ATP-binding subunit: MALLQLERISAQYPGATEPVLSDISLDLGPQQLLVALGPSGSGKTSLLNLIAGFVEPSAGRITLDGVPVKGPSAERGVVFQDDALLPWQDVLANVGFGLELAGVPKAQREIRAQEMLALVDLAGFDSRRIWQLSGGQKQRVGLARALAADPRVLLMDEPFGALDAFTREQMQELLLQVWRRTAKPVFLITHDIEEAVFLATDLILLAPNPGQIVERLSLDFGQRYAAGESARAIKSDPRFIETREHVLGKVFSQRQVSA; this comes from the coding sequence ATGGCCTTGCTACAGCTGGAGCGCATCAGCGCACAGTACCCAGGCGCCACAGAACCGGTACTGTCAGACATTTCACTCGACCTGGGGCCCCAGCAATTGCTGGTGGCCCTCGGCCCGTCCGGCAGTGGCAAGACTTCGCTGTTGAACCTGATCGCCGGCTTTGTCGAACCGTCTGCCGGGCGCATCACCCTCGATGGCGTGCCGGTCAAAGGCCCCAGCGCCGAACGCGGTGTGGTGTTCCAGGACGACGCCCTGCTGCCCTGGCAAGATGTGCTGGCCAACGTCGGTTTCGGCCTGGAGCTGGCCGGCGTGCCCAAGGCGCAACGCGAAATCCGCGCCCAGGAAATGCTCGCGCTGGTCGACCTGGCCGGTTTCGACAGCCGCCGCATCTGGCAGCTTTCCGGCGGCCAGAAGCAACGTGTCGGCCTGGCCCGCGCACTGGCGGCCGACCCACGCGTGTTGCTGATGGACGAACCCTTCGGCGCGCTCGATGCCTTCACCCGCGAACAGATGCAGGAACTGCTGCTGCAAGTCTGGCGGCGCACGGCCAAGCCGGTGTTCCTGATTACCCACGACATCGAAGAGGCGGTATTTCTCGCCACCGACCTGATCCTGCTGGCGCCCAACCCCGGCCAGATCGTCGAGCGCCTGAGCCTGGATTTCGGCCAACGCTACGCCGCCGGTGAGTCGGCGCGGGCGATCAAGTCCGACCCGCGTTTTATCGAAACCCGCGAACACGTGCTGGGCAAGGTGTTCTCCCAACGGCAGGTGTCCGCATGA
- the tauA gene encoding taurine ABC transporter substrate-binding protein has translation MKLLTPLRLLAALSLAGASLFAQAADVTIAYQTTVDPAKVAQADGAYEKATHAKIDWRKFDNGADIIAAIASGDVQIGYLGSSPLTAAITRKVPVETFLVATQIGGAEALVARDGSGINGPQDLIGKKIAVPFVSTGHYSLLAALKHWNIDPSKVTILNLAPPAIIAAWKRGDIDATYVWDPALGVAKENGKVLITSGELAKFGAPTFDAWIVRKDFAEKHPEIVTAFAKVTLDAYAAYRKDPQAWLADTGNVDKLVKLSGAKASDIPLLLQGNVYPLAADQVTLLGAPTTKAVTDTAAFLKEQGKVEAVLPDYAPYVSAKFITH, from the coding sequence TTGAAACTGCTAACCCCTCTGCGCCTCCTGGCCGCATTGTCCCTGGCCGGTGCCAGCCTGTTTGCCCAGGCGGCGGATGTGACCATCGCTTACCAGACCACCGTGGACCCGGCCAAAGTCGCCCAGGCCGACGGTGCCTACGAGAAAGCCACCCACGCCAAGATCGACTGGCGCAAATTCGACAATGGCGCCGACATCATCGCCGCCATCGCTTCCGGCGACGTGCAGATCGGCTACCTCGGTTCCAGCCCGCTGACCGCGGCGATCACCCGTAAAGTGCCGGTGGAAACCTTCCTCGTCGCCACCCAGATCGGCGGCGCCGAAGCGCTGGTGGCACGCGACGGCTCCGGGATCAACGGCCCTCAGGACCTGATCGGCAAAAAGATCGCCGTACCCTTCGTGTCCACCGGGCACTACAGCCTGCTGGCCGCGCTGAAGCACTGGAACATCGACCCGTCCAAAGTGACCATCCTCAACCTCGCGCCACCGGCAATCATCGCCGCCTGGAAACGCGGCGATATCGACGCGACCTACGTGTGGGACCCAGCCCTGGGCGTCGCCAAAGAGAACGGCAAGGTGCTGATCACCTCTGGTGAACTGGCCAAGTTCGGTGCGCCGACCTTTGATGCCTGGATCGTGCGCAAGGACTTCGCCGAGAAGCACCCGGAAATCGTCACCGCGTTCGCCAAAGTCACCCTGGATGCCTACGCCGCATACCGCAAAGACCCACAAGCCTGGCTCGCCGACACAGGCAACGTCGACAAACTGGTGAAACTGTCCGGCGCCAAGGCCAGTGATATCCCCTTGCTGCTGCAAGGCAACGTCTACCCGCTGGCGGCCGACCAGGTGACCCTGCTGGGCGCACCCACCACCAAGGCCGTGACCGATACCGCTGCGTTCCTGAAGGAACAAGGCAAGGTCGAAGCGGTGCTGCCGGACTACGCCCCTTACGTCAGCGCCAAATTCATCACCCACTGA